In Brachyhypopomus gauderio isolate BG-103 chromosome 11, BGAUD_0.2, whole genome shotgun sequence, a single genomic region encodes these proteins:
- the kxd1 gene encoding kxDL motif-containing protein 1, whose amino-acid sequence MDQTGSGIFCSRMLSMVNSEDVNAIIQAQRHMLDRFEKTNEMLINFNGLSSVRLQQMNDHFLLHTRTLIEMKKDLDSIFRRIRTLKGKIAKQYPAAFSNIHECPSLEDDDDEFDPIPPSMDPTTPTTATSEQSTESCDTSPDVISPTVSCCSEELSQENADTPTSTSPERAVLLDEGPDSAEI is encoded by the exons ATGGATCAGACCGGCTCTGGGATCTTCTGTAGCAGAATGCTGAGCATGGTGAACTCAGAAGATGTAAACGCTATCATTCAAGCCCAGAGACACAT GCTGGACCGCTTTGAGAAGACAAACGAGATGCTTATAAACTTCAATGGCTTGTCCAGTGTGCGACTACAACAAATGAACGATCACTTTCTGCTCCACACTCGCACTTTAATCGAAATGAAGAAGGACTTGGACAGCATTTTCCGGCGAATAAG GACGCTGAAAGGCAAAATTGCTAAGCAGTATCCTGCTGCTTTCAGTA ATATTCATGAGTGCCCTAGTTTggaggatgacgatgatgagtTTGACCCCATACCCCCCAGCATGGATCCCACAACTCCCACAACAGCTACATCTGAGCAGAGCACTGAGTCATGTGACACGAGTCCTGACGTTATATCGCCAACAGTTAGCTGCTGTTCTGAAGAGCTCTCCCAGGAGAATGCCGACACACCTACCTCAACCAGCCCTGAGAGGGCAGTACTGCTGGATGAGGGTCCAGATTCAGCTGAGATCTAG
- the ergic2 gene encoding endoplasmic reticulum-Golgi intermediate compartment protein 2, with translation MRRLSRKKALNFVKEMDAFPKVPESYVETSASGGTVSLIAFTAMAALAFFEFFVYRDTWMKYEYEVDKDFSSKLRINIDITVAMRCQFVGADVLDLAETMVASDGLQYEPVAFELSPQQRLWHRTLLLVQDRLREEHSLQDVLYKSVMKGAPTSLPPREEHQEQPFNACRIHGHLYVNKVAGNFHITVGKAIPHPRGHAHLAALVSHETYNFSHRIDHLSFGEELPGILNPLDGTEKVCTDHNQMFQYFITIVPTKLETYKVSADTHQYSVTERERVINHAAGSHGVSGIFMKYDLSSLKVHVTEQHMPLWQFLVRLCGIVGGIFATTGMLHNLVGFCVDVVCCRFKLGVYKPKMMNALDGHGNDEMCLLSENNEH, from the exons ATGCGGAGACTTTCTCGCAAGAAAGCCCTCAATTTTGTGAAGGAAATGGACGCCTTCCCGAAGGTTCCTGAGAGCTATGTGGAGACATCTGCCAGTGGGGGGACCG TGTCCCTAATCGCCTTCACGGCCATGGCAGCACTGGCCTTCTTTGAGTTTTTTGTGTATCGGGACACATGGATGAAGTACGAATATGAAGTGGATAAGGATTTTTCTAG TAAATTAAGAATTAATATAGATATTACAGTCGCCATGAGATGCCAGT TTGTAGGTGCAGATGTGCTGGACCTGGCCGAGACGATGGTGGCGTCAGATGGCCTACAGTATGAACCA GTTGCATTTGAGCTCTCCCCTCAGCAGAGGCTATGGCACAG GACACTTCTGCTGGTCCAGGACCGGCTGCGGGAGGAGCACTCGCTCCAGGACGTCCTGTACAAGAGTGTCATGAAAGGAGCCCCCACCTCTCTGCCACCAAG AGAGGAACACCAGGAGCAGCCATTCAACGCGTGCAGGATACACGGACACCTCTACGTCAATAAAGTAGCAGGAAACTTCCACATCACCGTCGGCAA GGCTATTCCACACCCGAGAGGCCATGCACACCTAGCAGCTCTGGTTAGCCACGAAA CATACAACTTCTCTCATCGAATAGACCACCTGTCATTTGGGGAGGAACTTCCAGGCATACTGAACCCTCTGGATGGCACTGAGAAAGTGTGTACTGACC ATAACCAGATGTTTCAGTACTTCATCACCATTGTCCCCACCAAACTGGAGACCTACAAGGTGTCAGCAGACACGCATCAGTACTCAGTCACAGAGCGG GAGCGCGTGATCAACCACGCGGCCGGGAGCCACGGCGTGTCGGGCATCTTTATGAAGTACGACCTCAGCTCGCTCAAGGTGCACGTGACGGAGCAGCACATGCCCCTCTGGCAGTTCCTCGTGAGGCTCTGCGGCATCGTGGGGGGCATCTTCGCTACCACAG GCATGCTGCACAACCTGGTCGGCTTTTGTGTAGATGTTGTCTGCTGCCGCTTCAAACTAGGAGTCTACAAACCCAAAATG ATGAATGCTCTCGATGGACATGGGAATGATGAAATGTGTCTGCTCTCCGAGAACAATGAGCACTAG
- the LOC143526864 gene encoding uncharacterized protein LOC143526864, translated as MSAKRNLPSWMNRTDHHQPINAVGKTSEESTNKDARANWTRRIVYWMNEQELVETATDVLRTDNTKLYSPCALNGKETRTVPETDTEETSDPGPDERTYVSDTDVDVAEQDTVPYGEAVEDSRPSTVLHSTAEHVRTQAGSTTPKSEDNCQGRNSDPDPLQLVREIFFS; from the exons ATGTCTGCGAAACGCAATCTCCCATCTTGGATGAATAGGACCGATCATCACCAGCCGATCAACGCAGTAGGAAAGACATCTGAAGAGAGCACAAATAAAGATGCGAGGGCGAACTGGACCAGAAG AATCGTTTACTGGATGAATGAACAAGAGCTTGTGGAAACGGCCACTGATGTTTTACGGACCGATAACACAAAG TTATATTCACCGTGTGCACTGAACGGAAAAGAAACAAGAACTGTACCAGAGACCGATACAGAAGAGACATCCGACCCTGGTCCGGACGAGCGGACCTACGTGTCGGACACAGACGTGGACGTCGCTGAGCAGGACACGGTGCCGTACGGCGAGGCTGTAGAGGACAGCCGCCCGAGTACAGTGTTACACAGCACCGCTGAGCATGTTAGGACTCAGGCAGGGTCCACTACCCCGAAATCTGAGGATAACTGCCAAGGGAGGAACTCTGATCCCGACCCCCTGCAGCTCGTTCGAGAGATTTTCTTCAGCTGA